Sequence from the Mytilus galloprovincialis chromosome 13, xbMytGall1.hap1.1, whole genome shotgun sequence genome:
GTTTACTTGGGATGTTGGCAAAGTATTGAGCTATTTAGAATCTCTGTACCCGTTACAAGATTTGGATTTAAAAATGTTAACTCTCAAATGTGTTGCTTTAATTGCTCTAGCATCTGCTCAAAGATCACAAACACTTGCAAGTCTTAATTTAAACTCTGTTCTCAGTACAGGCACATCATTTATATTTCGTGTCACAACTTTATTAAAGACGACACGACCTAAAAACATAGGACAAGATGTTATTATTCCTgtctttcagaaaaaagaaatTTGTCCTGTTGAAACtttaaaacattatattcacCGAACTAAAGACTTAAGAAAAAgtagtaaattgtttatttcattcaGAACTTTAAAAGCTGTAACAAGCTGTTCAATTGCCAGATGGTTAAAATTGGTACTGTCTAATGCAGGCATAAATGTGTTGAAATTTAAAGCTCATTCATACAGATCTGCATCCTCTTCTGCAGCTAAAAGAGCAGGTATATCATTAAATGATATCCTGAAAACAGCAAATTGGGCATCAGCTCAGACCTTCAAAAAGTTTTACTGTAAGGATATTGAGGTAGACAATACAAATTCAAATTATGTTCATTCAGTGTTTAATCATACTTTTACAGCCTGATCATGTTGATGCTGACAATGACTTAGAGATACAGTTCCAGGGTTTTTCTACATCAGGAGATGTACTGTCTAAGGAACTAACAGATTGGAGATGGAGGAACCATTATTCCAGATGTTGATTCATAATAGTGAATAGTGAAAGGACATTTGCGATGATATCGCGTTGCGTGTATGGACATACATAAGATTTATAAACTAGTGATGGacattattattgtttttccAATTATATTGTGTGATGCATATTGATAGACAACAAGATTAAAAGAAttaatcatatatttttattttttctgtgttGTTACAAGAATTTTTAGATGAAAGATTTGCTCTATACTGGTTCTAACTAGACTATATTGGTATTTGATGAAATTTAAAAGTATGTGGAATAAAGACTTGAGAGCAAAGACTTGTCCGTcttaaacaaaaaattgtcagaaTGATCTGATTTTCAGATTAGTTTTGTGTTGGATATCTATATTTGGTGAATTTCTTTGTTTATATCTCTGTTCAAGTTTTTTACTGGTATTGTTCATGAGATTAGTTGGTTATTAATTTccatttatttcttattctgtTTTGGAAGTTGCATTTATTGGAGCTACAAAGAGTTCACTTATTAACCTGAGCAAGCCCAGGATTATGATATATAATGTTACCTTATCCAAGCATCATTTATGATGTGAAGGATAAGGTGCATTATATGAAGAAGCCAAAGGGCTTCGAGGGTTAATATGTACCCTCCCAAATTATATAATCAGTAATACGCCCGtcccaaaaataaatatttagacCAATAAATGCCAATAGCGGCTTTGGTTATTTAAAAAGAGGCTGGTCACTACTCTGCACGGGCTTATATAGTAGTGGTCAGACAAAAAATCACTCAGCTGTGAAAAAAGGCGTGCGGCCTTGACATAAAGTAAAGGTTCACTTATTAACCCTCGAAGCCCTTTGGCTTCTTCATATAATGCACCTTATCCTTCACATCATAAATGATGCTTGGATAAGGTAACAGTTTTATGTATGAACATTCTGGAATATTTGTTTGGTAAGATATGATGAATATACATAttctaaaaaaatctatacaaaaactgatataaaaaaaaaagattttaacacTATAAAATTCATTAGAAAAAGCAAAATATGTTCATTAGTTACATGTCTTTGATTTTGcatatttcaaagttttgtacatgaaaaaaaaattaacagtttGGAAATTTAATGTATGGCATCATAGAATTAAAGAGTAGAGAGGAAAAAAGAGATAAAGCTAGTTTAAAATAAactgaataaaaattaataaatagaaGTTAATAAATTATAAAGCTGTCTTGCTagttacaaaaacaaaaagtgcTGAGTTAGTAATAAAGATTTACATTTTAACTATTGGTCCAACTACCCAATCAATGTCATTCTTGGGAAAGTAGGATTAGTCTGGAAACATTCCCAATCACCGcctttttattattgatttgaaaAGGTGCATCACTCAAATTCCCCGAAGAGGTAGTTTAATTTATAATAGTTATTTCCCTTTAGCACCAAATTAGAGGGCAACATGCACAAATTCCTTTATAAATCTACCTAATTCAACTAGTTAATCGACTGCTACTAGACTTGTTCTGGTTGAGGGAATTTCTCAGTGTTGAAGACCccttggtggccttgggctgatTTTTGCTCTTTAgcctggttgttgtctctttgacaaattacCATTTCCAAATCTTAATTTTATGGTATTTGTTTTCTGAATACCTCATATAAACCATTCCTatgatcccggagtcccgataaaggtcctccCCCCCCTTCCGCCATAGCAGCCAAGGCAAATAACTCTTGAATCAAATTTCATTAAAGGAAACTGTATATTATATGAAGCCATGTCTATGAGTTTCATTAAAAAGTATCTCATtagtaaattatttttcatgatgaGGGGATATACTATTCCATCTGGAACTATATACATGTTAGGGTCCAGTTCAGAGATACAAATTCTGATAATTGAAGAGTTCAacaaaattctgaaaaattaTCTTACTATTTACTAAGAGAAACTATAAAATTATTACAGTCCTCTTTTCTCCagatcaaaaagttaaaaaaaattctaattccTTTTTTTTAGTATGGCAATTGTCAAAGCTAGCATCAGTAAGCCATGTTAACTTTTTTACTTACTTTTTTTGATTGGctattttttcataattataaatcagACTAAATTAGTTAAATGACGTAACTTATAAATAAGTCTTAACAGCATTTTAACAAGGGGAAATATTTTGTTGGTTCTTTCCAGCAACCCTGCCATGCATCTTTTCTTTACACCAGAAGCCTATCCTTGGCACAAATTCACTATTTCCAACTACTtcctaaatttgattttaaacttaCTGAATATAACTAGCGTCAGACCCatctatgataaaaatataataaattatgaTTCATCTAGTTTTCTAAATCTACATAAATTATTCTTATATAAAAATCTACTTGGGATGAGTAAGAATGACATTGACCTTTGACCCCAATCTAATACCTATGAAGCAGCTTATAACTCCAGATAAAATGCTGAAATAGAATACACAACAATCAAGTGTCAGTGATTAAAAAGCAAAAGATGAGGAGTGTGTACTGTAAACAGCAGGTCATTTGTCAACTGGTTACAAATATTGTACCTGACTGATTAGCCTGAGAGTCCATTGATGTAGTGACCTTGAAAAGGTACCAGTGTTTCTTCAAAATATGCACTGATACCATTTTATAGAAATGTGATTATCATTCCAAGTTGGCATTTCTTGCAATAATACAAGAATTTTCTGGGCTTACAGTCATAAATTTGGGTATTGAGTTATGACCCTTGGCACTAAAATTGATTTTACAGAAATATTGAATTCAAAGGGGGAATATCCATTGTTATGTTGATTTTGTTCAAACCAATTTTAGAGACGTACCAAttcaaaaatgtttcattgaacATCATCTTCCATGAATAAATAAGTTCAAACAAATTGTGCATGAAATTTCTGTGATATATTTgataaatctttgaaaaaaaggTTATAAGTATTCTCCTTGCCAACAAAGTATcgttaaacatgataaagtatcACTAGAGTCATCCAAAAATTAATCATAAACATTATTGCAATCTTTGagaattatgaataaaaaattcaGAATTGAAATTCTTGTTAAAAATCTTTTTATTGTAATCCCTGAATATATTAATCATCATTTAAATCATTGCCAAGATAACCTCCAAAATATCAGCATTATAAACCTTGCTAACATGGTCTTCAAAATAACTTAAAATACCAAGGTATGtcttgaaaaaaattaataaagggCCAATAAATTATGGAATAAAATACAACTGGGCTGAAAAACCCTGAGTATTTCAAAGAATCTCCAAGTTTTGTAAAGTTATTAATTATAAATATGACGATATTATCATTATGATCCTTGCCAATAAAGCAGATGTGTTAATGTAATGTGAGAACCAAGCAAGCAATCAGTCAGTTTATTACAAGAGAAGGCTCCAGCAGAGAGAGAGACTCCTGACCCACAGTTACAGTATATTATAATGAAGGCATCAAGACAGATGAAAGCGTCACACAGCAAAGATGCCATACCTATCAAATGCAAAATCAAGCAAGTCTTCATAGCTGACACCCTCCGAAGTTTTGTAGTTAGCTAGCATGAGTGGTGACACCTCCTCCGAGCTACCCCTATCTGAAATATTTCTACCAGCAAGTGTTAGTGTTTTGACCCAGAAAGGATCTTTTCGGTTGTAAAATCCAAGCTGTTCTAAATTGCACTTGACtttttgaaactgaaatttgacTCTTGGAAATGTTGAAGATTTAGATGATGTGTCTATTTTTAAAGTAGATGGCGGCGTTATATCATGTCCTTCAAAAACATCATCATCTTCATCTAGACCACTATCAAATGGTTTGTCATCAATTTGGTGTTTTTTAAGGGGCGGGGGTGGAGCAGGAGGAAGAGTTCGCTCATGCTGCGTCAATTTGGAGCTCTCCGACCATGCATAATTTCTAACCAATGACTGAGGTGTTGAATGCCCATCGATGCCGCTGTCGTCAATCTGAAGTGGAAACTTTCGTTCCCTCTTGGCACCAATGGGAGTTGAATGTCTTAATGGCATCCTGGGTGGTAATGGCAAGCTATTGCCATCTCCACTAACACTGTTAGACCGGGGTGGTATAGCAGGGGCTCTAGTGGGACTTGGTAAGTTAGTTGCATCTCTTTCTTTAACATGCTGAATGGTCCCTGAATCAACGCTCATTGAGTGATGCAAAGTTGGTATCTTAACATGTAATTTAGAATTATAAGTTTTATGATTCATACCTTGACCAACACGACCTCCACGTATGGGGATAGCACCACCTCTTAACATTCTTAAAGGGTTTGTTTCCACATCTTCATCCCCACCAGTGGATGAGGACATAGCTCCTTTACCAGGAATACCTTGGGGTTCACGAATATTACGAGAATGTCCTTCCTCACTACCGCTGATTACTCCTCTTTGATGATCAAGGGAGCGTCGTATTCTACTCTCCCTTGCAAGTTTATTCATAATTTCACGAGGGGAAGGTTCAGAAAAGTCCTCCCCTACAAAAAGACTCGAAGATTTATTGTAAGAATCCCTACGAGAATCATCCTGACGATTGACTTCTGTAGCACTATTTACTGACTCAGTACCAGAatcagtatgaacattgtctgaATCAGGTTCATCAATCCTTAATACTTCTACATTGTTTTTAATGTCTTCAGAGTCACACTCTGATGTTTGTTCACTAGAAGTGTCTAAAATTTTAGGTCTATATTCATCTTCTGGTAGTTTTACTTTCAGATCATATTCTTGAGGAATTTCTGGCGGTGGTTTTTGTGGACGAGGCACAGGTTCTACTCTCTGTATGATTTCTGGTCTAGGTTTTGGAGCAGGTATTGGTATATCAGATCGTTTGCTGTCAGGCCGTGGTTTTGGAACTGGTTTCTGATGATAACTCATCTCTGTTAAttgattaaaattcatttcaGGTGGTTCTAAATCAAAGTCATCTATCATTGCAAGAGGCACCCCATATGTACTATCTTGATGTACAGGAGTAACCTCCCTTCTTTCTGGTGTAACCTCTCTTTTcattggagttatttccctttttgcaGGAGTAATTTCTCTTTTTGCAGGAGTTATATCTCTCTTTGCAGGAATTATTTCTCTTTTTGCAGGAGTAATTTCTCTTCTAACTGGAGTTAACTCCCTTTTGACAGGAGTTACCTCTCTTTTAGGTGGAGTAACTTCCCTTTCTTCAGAGGAGTATGAAGTACCAGATTTTTCCTTCACAGAACCTCTCATAACTAACTGGTTATAAGCCTCCATTGCTCCAGGAGGAACACTTTCTACTTGATCTGCTTTATTTTTGATCTCCTCTGAGAAAGTACGTTGACGATCAAGTTTCGGACTACGTTTAAATGAGAATTTGAATCTTGATCCATTCTGTGGTGACCCTGAATCACTTTCTGAATCTGACTGATATTTATCAGGTGACGAAGGTTCTTGTGAAGATGACATATGAGAACGAGAACTTAATTCATTTGCCATGGCGATAGCATCATCTATCATTTTTTCATCAGATGCTGACATTGGTTTGACCTTGGCTTGTTTTCGTGGTTCTGGTTTCGGAGGCTCCCTGTTTCGAGGTTCCTGCAAGGCAAAAATTGAACATGCATAGTGATTACATAAATAGATACATGCTGTCTATAATAAAGATATTTTCATATACTCCAGACTTGATTATACTGAAGAAAAGCTGAAGATAATTTCTATAAGAAGAATATAATAATTACCCTATATCCCTTTTCTCCTAATGAgaatatacaatatttatatgtGAATGTattgtatatgtaaaaaaaaaagattatttaattCAGATTTATGATTTTTCAATCTGTCCATTCATCGATTGCTTGTATAGATTTATTGTTCCTTGTACGTCAGAGATTGTAAATTGAGCAACAGCAACATGCAATGCCATGCACATAATGATCACAGTTGAATATtttttgtgtatgtttttttaaagttttttttttctatcttataTCATAATACACTTTTTTAAAGCAAATTAAAGAGAAATATATGTTTCATTccatataatttaacaaaattttgcaGAGAAGAAAGATTGAACAGCTATAGCTATTAAGAGGAAGTAGAATTAGAGGCAGACATACTAGTCTAGGTGGTTGAACAGGAAGTGGTGGTGGTGGTGATTTTGATCCTCTCCCATTGGTCATCAGTTTAGGAGGCGATTCATGTTGAGGTGTTGTAGTTGCTGATGAATCATTTGAAGATGAGTTTGCCAACTTTGCCTCTTTGTCGTTTATTGCTTTCAATACTTCATCCATAAATGAAGGTCCGAAATCAAAAGAACTCTGTAAAATGTCAAGTTTTataattaaatatcaataaaaaaaaaaatttggtaaaTATACAGAAATGACATTTCAGACGGCAAtcttataacaacaaaaaaaacaacaaacaaaaacatgtagAGATCAGTGAAAGTTATTTAATAATAGACTATGCTTGCTGTGATATGGACAAATTATGAATAAATGTCAATACATTTAatgatttgcatttttttttaaatcaaaatcgcaatatttttctcaaaaacaaaaatttaattgtgTTTTATCTTATAACTAATGGTCTTGAATCAGGGAAGACTTGTGCCCACGTAAAACTGATTTTAACACCCATCATACGTTTTGCCTGTCCCTAGTCTGGTTATCTGTACCTTCCATTTTTAGTTGTAGTCTTTGTATTCAACTTTTTGGAGGAATCTGTATTGAAGGTTTatgtgattttttatttcattatctaATATTTTTGGTGATGTCTATTATAGTTTTTTTTGGCATTATCTaatttatcttttattaattACAGTGTATTCTGTTTATCCATCACACAAGAGGACCAGAAAAAAAGTTTGATTAAGCAGAGTattggaatactcaggtttttttcTGCAAAGATAGGCATATTTTGGGATAGCCCTAAGATGTTATGAGTCAAGGCATATTTTGGGATAGCCCTAAGATGTTATGAGTCAAGGCATATTTTGGGATAGCCCTAAGATGTTATGAATCATAGAATGTTAGTACAAACGTTtatatatgatttgttttttcATACCGACATGTCAGGCATTTTGAAGTCAGCAAATATAGAATCATCATCTATATCTTGATACTGGAAATCTCCACTATCGACCTCGTCTGTCCTTGTTACATATTGACTGTCTATAGATTCCTGACTTATCCAGGAGTGACCATTAGTACCCAGAGATCCATTCATATTATGTCCATTTTCATCTCTATTAAGACTCACAGTTGATATCCGACTTTCACCTTCTTTCCCTGGAAGATAGATCATAATCATAATTACTTACTATAATTGTAATTACTTCTTTCCTTTCAATAATCTATCCAGGttgtattttctatttttgaaCATCCATAAACTATATGGCCCTGTATTAACATGATTTTTTCATAGCATTTTCAAATTGACATATTTTAAGATGGATGTCTTTTTATCCTAAGCATGGAATTCTTTTTTCTATTAATCCTTAATTTCTCAATaattttttcaacattcatttcaaataaaatatatcttcaaATTCTGGTTATCACATCTACAATCTTAATAGATCACCATTAATTTCTACCCatacaataaatacaaaaatttaaagtaaatgtttctgTTTTAGGGTCTTTATGCTATGCAGACATATTTACAACAAAGGcttattttcattgttgaaagctaTACTGTGACCTGTATTTGTTGACTTTTATGTcaatttggtctctgatggagagtagtctcattggcaataatagctcatcttcttatttttacattagaatgttgttgtttttttctgcatattacaaaatgtataataaattATATCATAATGAAATATCTTTTATATGATTTTGCAAAATCTAAATACCAACCTGTACTAGCAACTTTGACTGGCAGTTTGTCGTAATTATCACCAATGAAACCAACATCACCGAAAATAGCACCATCGTAACCAATATGCCCTGTGTGACGAAGGTCATTCTGTGGACCACTGATCATCTCAGCATTGAACCGCCTTAATGACTTCCTGTTTGATTctgcaataaataaataataattttaatatattatggagatttttttatttaatgtttgaaGTCAAGTTCCTGAAAAGTAAAATGTAAACAGAAACAGAAATTGCTAAAAAcggaaaataaaattttattttaatgacatttttcAACAGAAATTGACGAAACtgattaataaaattaagtttcgAAATATTTCCTTTTACATACattgagaataaaaaataattcttatattAGTTTTAAAACTGATTAAATCATGTGTTAGCGTTGACTGTGTCATTGCATATTTCTGTGTATTATTTAAGCATGTGGCCATTCCCATACAATGGAAGCAATATCTGTGGTACAATATATACCTTTAAACCTGTGTCATATAACTATACATGTGTTTCATATTTatgtaaatatcaaataaaatatatgaggTTTACAGCTTTAACAATCTATAACATATGACAATTTCCttggaaaaaaaattgacttGGTATGAAAGCCCTTTGGTCAAAATTTATAAGAACAGAATTTACAGTGATACAGGAGTATCTTTAATGATGAACAGTAATATCTGTCTAAATTAACTGTATCCCTTGCTCAGGACTTTGTTTGGCATAGACACTAGTGTCCACATTTTACTGGTTTAATTACTACAGAATGTTCTTATTACACGAGATCAGATGGTTTAAATCAGTTAGTTttcactgttaaaatatttctctAAATTCTTAATAATTGACATCTTTTTATAACCCTGAACCTGGAAGTAACCTGTTAGTTTGGAAAAGGTCAAGGATCAGATATAGGGTTCACTCCATTCTAATGTAATTAGTAGAACAGCATGAAGCTTATTTTAGCTCACTTGAATTAATTATAATCAGTTGCAGTTAGCATAAAGCTTtttccttatttatttttaaggTTTCAAATTTCACATTTGGACATTATTCCGTTACTTTGCTGTTTAAAATCTGAGATGCAATGAACTTGAATTTTATTGACAGTTCAATAAACTGATAGCATTAAAACCTACACcatataccgtatagcgggttatttttgcAGGGTGTtaattttcgcggatagaacaaagTCTCCTAAATTAATTCCGCCAAATTAAATGTGTACAtacaaaggtattgataaaagttttgaatccgccaaaatattttgtataccttattcaatgaaaatcgcgaaattttacaccctaAAAAATAACTCACTATACGGTATAAGTTTAGTGAATGTAAcatccatttttactgaactCACGACAGAACAAATTTtgttttaggggccagctgaagccagCCTGTGGCTGTGGGATTTTCTTGCTATATTGAATACCAATTGGTACCCCTTGGTTGTTTTCTGCCCTTTGGTCAGGTTATTTCATGTGACATCATTTCTATCTTTAAAAGCCCATGCCCCACAGACAGATGATCTATTTTGGAGCTGAGACTCAGTTGTCAAAATTATGGTCCATTCTATCTAAGTATCTAATCAGGAGATCATGCTGCTCCAACTTGTTGAGGACCTGATTAATGACCATATTTTAAGTGATATTCTAATTTTTTGGCATTATGTGATAAGTCATAAGCTGTTGTCAATATTTTGTTATAGAAGCCACACTACACATCTATTTGTCCCTTCTCCAATCTTACCTTTCTTACCACCCTTTTTGGGGGATTTTTCTTTCTTGTCTGATTCTATAAATAGTATAACcaatcaaattgtaaaaataaagattttggcATAATTGGGGTCTATTGTAGCAAATAGGAGTTAAATCAAAATAGGATTATTCACTACAAAGCATctagctaattttttttttaaatacaacaaaaagtaaaatcttttATTCAGGAATTAATTGTAATATCTATTCctaattttttatcattaaaaatttGCAATTCTTTAAAATGATTGTTTTCTTATTTGCATTTTGGATACTTGTAGTAAATGTCTGTAGAATTTAACTCCTCTATTTAAATATATTCAATGTCTAAGTATGTAGAATACTAAACTACttataatattgtatttataaaaatgtaaaattaaagacTCGGCATGCTGGCATAGTTTCATTATATGACTGACAGTGGCTCTCTGCCAGCATGCAAAAGGTGCTCTTGTGCTGAAATAAATACTATTATGAAATGCATATACATCAAGCAATGATATGATTCTATTCTACAGTATAAATTGTAAGACCCTAAATTCCCAGCTTATaaaaagaagagaagaaaacttctaaatacagtataagaaaatcaGAATAAAAAATGAAGCATATCTAGATAGTAGTATTCCTTTTATCTAACTAAATAACCTAAATGCTTAAAAAATTTGGCTTgcaaaaaaaaccatacaaattGGTAATAAATGCAAGAAATAATAAAATCCAATATTAGTGTTATAAAAGGAACAATTGAATGTATaagagtaaaaaaatattaatgtaaataaaGATGATAGGCAAATATGTTCATAAAAATTACCcaaaaattttattataaatctCTTTAAAAAATTCCACAGCATGAAAGCAAAATTGAGTAAAATCAAAGGACAGGTACACTGATGATTTTATTGAGTGATCTATTTCATCATCTAAGTGATAGTAAGTCCTTGACTTATATTTTAGACTCATGTCTGGGTTCAACTTGAGGAAGTTCCAATTTGTTATCAGTATTTCTTGAAGATACTCATAGCAGTTTGTGGATAAAAGCATGATTATGATGTGTAACATTTTCTagcatttttgttcttttttcttaCCTTTCCTTACAAGTTTGACCATAGGTTGGTCTGAGTCagctttttcttttttagagTCTACATGAAAAATTTACTATTTATTTGGGGTTTCCAAATGGAAATTAAACCAATTTTGTTAATAGATAATAATAAGAAATCAAATATACTTGTTCACAAATAATTAagtgtaaaatttcattaatctgtaagacatttaaaaaaattattataacaaTTTAGACAAAATTTTCTagtaaaagaaagataactctattaTGAAAAGGGTCATAAAAAACAGGTGCACTGTATTTTTGGAAGTTTTTTAATGTGCATCTTAATCCTCTCTTAAATGGAGCTCTTCCCCTTAAACCacaattatcatttaaaaaaattgccattttcatttgaattgtgtTTTCAGTATGGCAAGCTGGGATAAAAGCAAGATAATGATTTGCAACATTTCCGAGCGGCTTTTTCTTACCTTTTCTTGAAAGTTTGACTTTAGGTGTGTCcaattctttttcctttttagagTCTATATGAAATAAGGATATTTTGTCTTTCACTTTTGGACTGATATTTTTAATAACCATTCACACAAAAAACCATGAATTTACCAAATTTTAATCattgaaaaataagttaatttCTATTTCTTTGTTATATTCAATACAATAATCTatagtttttgatttttgttgattTAAAGTTCacttcaaaaatgttaaaattagaAAAACGTGAAATGAAAGTTAAGGCTAATATATATTACTTTGTGAAAAGTGGTGTGTGAGAGCTTACCTTTTCGACTGAGTTTAATTTTAGGTGTATTTGATTCCTGGTTTTCTCTTTTAGAGTCTATGAAAACAAAGGAGTGCAAA
This genomic interval carries:
- the LOC143056612 gene encoding uncharacterized protein LOC143056612 isoform X29, which produces MTTEKSLLEFMEEAELDHYYQALKDQLKINAIHQLKYVEEEDLNDIGMTKPEMRRLKKMYKKEFPAGALGKLKKAILTRSGGDIGRSLSPSPPEQRSPRPSSYIRPPCKQIIPANSIQINKTLGEGEFGIVQQGLWTTETGEKVQVAIKCLTKEKMHTGTTEFLKEANIMQNVDHENIVRMYGVVLDKDDSLMLVTELAPMRSLLECLKEQSLRTDFPLPRLCDFAQEICDGMSYLESKRLIHRDLAARNILVFSKSKVKISDFGLSRALGIGKDYYQSNFSLNLKLPIAWCAPECINYLKFTSASDIWAFGVTLWEIFTYGFQPWAGLTGQQILESIDAPNCQRLERPDLCPKEYYQIMTKCWEHDPERRPLFSELFVMLPQMRPTQVKAMKDFPEVVVPKDFLYYKSYDVIYVLDKNPEDCPKSGFWKGVLGNGKCGYFDPANVMPIIEHKNSPSVSKSISRKESNRKSLRRFNAEMISGPQNDLRHTGHIGYDGAIFGDVGFIGDNYDKLPVKVASTGKEGESRISTVSLNRDENGHNMNGSLGTNGHSWISQESIDSQYVTRTDEVDSGDFQYQDIDDDSIFADFKMPDMSSSFDFGPSFMDEVLKAINDKEAKLANSSSNDSSATTTPQHESPPKLMTNGRGSKSPPPPLPVQPPRLEPRNREPPKPEPRKQAKVKPMSASDEKMIDDAIAMANELSSRSHMSSSQEPSSPDKYQSDSESDSGSPQNGSRFKFSFKRSPKLDRQRTFSEEIKNKADQVESVPPGAMEAYNQLVMRGSVKEKSGTSYSSEEREVTPPKREVTPVKRELTPVRREITPAKREIIPAKRDITPAKREITPAKREITPMKREVTPERREVTPVHQDSTYGVPLAMIDDFDLEPPEMNFNQLTEMSYHQKPVPKPRPDSKRSDIPIPAPKPRPEIIQRVEPVPRPQKPPPEIPQEYDLKVKLPEDEYRPKILDTSSEQTSECDSEDIKNNVEVLRIDEPDSDNVHTDSGTESVNSATEVNRQDDSRRDSYNKSSSLFVGEDFSEPSPREIMNKLARESRIRRSLDHQRGVISGSEEGHSRNIREPQGIPGKGAMSSSTGGDEDVETNPLRMLRGGAIPIRGGRVGQGMNHKTYNSKLHVKIPTLHHSMSVDSGTIQHVKERDATNLPSPTRAPAIPPRSNSVSGDGNSLPLPPRMPLRHSTPIGAKRERKFPLQIDDSGIDGHSTPQSLVRNYAWSESSKLTQHERTLPPAPPPPLKKHQIDDKPFDSGLDEDDDVFEGHDITPPSTLKIDTSSKSSTFPRVKFQFQKVKCNLEQLGFYNRKDPFWVKTLTLAGRNISDRGSSEEVSPLMLANYKTSEGVSYEDLLDFAFDREKNCEEVEMMRSVFKNEISVEDCQQALTETKWIVPMAIKYVKLKQLLSAQLGDITLCKEALMACDWDVQRAANHVLSNLSSPEIIDV
- the LOC143056612 gene encoding uncharacterized protein LOC143056612 isoform X21, with the translated sequence MKKHFQSLKNRIPAILTRSGGDIGRSLSPSPPEQRSPRPSSYIRPPCKQIIPANSIQINKTLGEGEFGIVQQGLWTTETGEKVQVAIKCLTKEKMHTGTTEFLKEANIMQNVDHENIVRMYGVVLDKDDSLMLVTELAPMRSLLECLKEQSLRTDFPLPRLCDFAQEICDGMSYLESKRLIHRDLAARNILVFSKSKVKISDFGLSRALGIGKDYYQSNFSLNLKLPIAWCAPECINYLKFTSASDIWAFGVTLWEIFTYGFQPWAGLTGQQILESIDAPNCQRLERPDLCPKEYYQIMTKCWEHDPERRPLFSELFVMLPQMRPTQVKAMKDFPEVVVPKDFLYYKSYDVIYVLDKNPEDCPKSGFWKGVLGNGKCGYFDPANVMPIIEHKNSPSVSKSISRKESKRENGDAKIKLSRKESKRESGSSFFSNIRLSRKDSKRENQESNTPKIKLSRKDSKKEKELDTPKVKLSRKDSKKEKADSDQPMVKLVRKESDKKEKSPKKGGKKESNRKSLRRFNAEMISGPQNDLRHTGHIGYDGAIFGDVGFIGDNYDKLPVKVASTGKEGESRISTVSLNRDENGHNMNGSLGTNGHSWISQESIDSQYVTRTDEVDSGDFQYQDIDDDSIFADFKMPDMSSSFDFGPSFMDEVLKAINDKEAKLANSSSNDSSATTTPQHESPPKLMTNGRGSKSPPPPLPVQPPRLEPRNREPPKPEPRKQAKVKPMSASDEKMIDDAIAMANELSSRSHMSSSQEPSSPDKYQSDSESDSGSPQNGSRFKFSFKRSPKLDRQRTFSEEIKNKADQVESVPPGAMEAYNQLVMRGSVKEKSGTSYSSEEREVTPPKREVTPVKRELTPVRREITPAKREIIPAKRDITPAKREITPAKREITPMKREVTPERREVTPVHQDSTYGVPLAMIDDFDLEPPEMNFNQLTEMSYHQKPVPKPRPDSKRSDIPIPAPKPRPEIIQRVEPVPRPQKPPPEIPQEYDLKVKLPEDEYRPKILDTSSEQTSECDSEDIKNNVEVLRIDEPDSDNVHTDSGTESVNSATEVNRQDDSRRDSYNKSSSLFVGEDFSEPSPREIMNKLARESRIRRSLDHQRGVISGSEEGHSRNIREPQGIPGKGAMSSSTGGDEDVETNPLRMLRGGAIPIRGGRVGQGMNHKTYNSKLHVKIPTLHHSMSVDSGTIQHVKERDATNLPSPTRAPAIPPRSNSVSGDGNSLPLPPRMPLRHSTPIGAKRERKFPLQIDDSGIDGHSTPQSLVRNYAWSESSKLTQHERTLPPAPPPPLKKHQIDDKPFDSGLDEDDDVFEGHDITPPSTLKIDTSSKSSTFPRVKFQFQKVKCNLEQLGFYNRKDPFWVKTLTLAGRNISDRGSSEEVSPLMLANYKTSEGVSYEDLLDFAFDREKNCEEVEMMRSVFKNEISVEDCQQALTETKWIVPMAIKYVKLKQLLSAQLGDITLCKEALMACDWDVQRAANHVLSNLSSPEIIDV